DNA sequence from the Hydrogenobacter sp. genome:
GTTTCGGTATAATATTTGCGAACGAAGATGCTTAAAGCTTATAAGTATCGCATATATCCGACAAAGAGCCAGAGACAGATTATAGAAAAGGCCTTTGGCTGTGTCAGGTTCTACTGGAACAATGCTCTGGAAATCAAGCTAAAAGCCTTAGAAAGAGGGGAGAAG
Encoded proteins:
- a CDS encoding helix-turn-helix domain-containing protein — its product is MLKAYKYRIYPTKSQRQIIEKAFGCVRFYWNNALEIKLKALERGEK